One window from the genome of Esox lucius isolate fEsoLuc1 chromosome 23, fEsoLuc1.pri, whole genome shotgun sequence encodes:
- the LOC105020488 gene encoding uncharacterized protein KIAA1958 homolog isoform X5, with product MMEDCLHTSSENLSKLVRWAHSHGTICALIPNLQHLLTEGSHGNLTAMWGCSAGHAYHWPLPATCKTGIKERGTCYQDSRSIHSDSLSLQGGASAHQSSPGGERFLTRTSKAKGGDSSQTRDSCDFSNCSDDNTEADDNTEEYNSNLFDIVCESSATDEDGDVDYEPHHRPRKRATQGGMPGPQRPGSEDRAQGDKPVKRIKQETAEDYYTVANAQLAAAAGTNSGLTSHSSQSPKPNNPQPRMPQPGLPPKPTQLDADSLGGGVGGVASSLLGLGRSSPHIPMLAKPLRGSVSGSVLKPSAMNSGSPRHQDSSSGSTQGLSTLTGAAGEMIEGLTSEDLLKPGGTEGPFGDLTPSSPIGMNSDLDLMAAHDLGADTKEEATVLTDLAERERLEEAEAAIRLEQNEKTIRSTQTALRNFRDFLVSKYPTECREIYYLPCSTLDSYLASFFRDARQKDGSEYEPNSLANYQCGLERYLKEQRYSYSITKDKEFRLSQEALKQKQLELKFKGKGNKPHKSMKLTFSDELILRKRGLLSRFNPEGLLNLVWLNNTKAFGHCTGFHGSSLKWGDVHLLTTANGLECLEWTYQDFSDITAKNRRPVTECRIYAMPHSPQTCPVQDYKEYAQRRPQAMLYDDAPFYLSIKPVVNLAALYWYNCQALGKNKLAKMVKTMCEKGNIPGRKTNFSVYQSCSSLSEAQSNQLVLICNNLSQQASQSLGGSHSATNFLITGSFDSSDTM from the exons ATGATGGAAGACTGCTTGCATACCTCTTCAGAGAATCTATCTAAGTTGGTCCGTTGGGCCCACAGTCACGGCACCATCTGTGCACTCATCCCCAACCTACAACACCTGCTCACAGAAGGTTCCCATGGGAACCTAACTGCCATGTGGGGTTGCAGTGCGGGACACGCCTATCATTGGCCCCTGCCGGCTACCTGCAAGACTGGCATTAAG GAGCGGGGGACATGCTATCAGGACAGCCGCAGCATCCACTCGGACAGCCTCAGTCTGCAGGGAGGTGCCTCAGCCCACCAGAGCAGCCCAGGAGGAGAGCGGTTCCTGACCAGGACCTCCAAGGCCAAAGGGGGCGACAGCAGCCAGACGCGGGACTCCTGCGATTTCTCCAACTGCAGCGACGACAACACTGAGGCGGATGATAACACGGAAGAGTACAACAGCAACCTGTTCGATATCGTCTGCGAGTCCTCGGCCACGGATGAGGACGGTGACGTGGACTATGAACCCCACCACAGACCCAGAAAGAGGGCTACTCAGGGGGGCATGCCCGGCCCTCAGAGGCCAGGGTCTGAGGACAGGGCACAGGGAGACAAGCCTGTAAAGAGGATCAAGCAAGAGACTGCTGAGGACTACTACACTGTGGCTAATGCCCAGCTAGCGGCAGCAGCCGGTACTAACTCTGGCCTGACGTCACACTCCTCCCAGTCCCCCAAGCCCAATAACCCTCAGCCTCGCATGCCCCAGCCTGGCCTACCACCCAAACCCACCCAGCTAGATGCTGACTCTTTGGGCGGTGGCGTCGGTGGTGTGGCTTCATCCCTGCTGGGACTTGGGCGTTCCTCCCCCCATATACCCATGTTAGCCAAACCGCTACGAGGCTCAGTCTCTGGTTCAGTTCTCAAGCCTTCTGCAATGAACTCTGGTTCTCCTAGACACCAGGACTCGTCCTCTGGGTCGACCCAGGGCCTGAGCACTCTCACTGGGGCAGCTGGGGAGATGATTGAGGGTCTGACCTCAGAGGATTTGCTGAAGCCTGGAGGAACTGAGGGGCCTTTTGGGGACTTGactccctcctcccccattGGGATGAACTCTGACCTAGACCTGATGGCAGCTCATGACCTGGGAGCGGACACTAAAGAAGAGGCTACAG TTTTGACAGACCtggcggagagagagagactggaggagGCTGAAGCAGCGATCCGGTTGGAGCAGAACGAGAAGACCATCCGTAGCACTCAGACAGCGCTCCGCAACTTCAGAGACTTCCTTGTCTCCAAGTATCCAACTGAGTGCCGGGAAATCTACTATCTCCCCTGCAG CACGCTGGACTCCTACCTGGCCTCGTTCTTCCGTGATGCAAGGCAGAAGGACGGATCAGAGTATGAGCCCAACAGCCTGGCCAACTACCAGTGTGGCCTGGAGCGTTATTTGAAGGAGCAGCGCTACAG CTACAGCATCACCAAGGACAAAGAGTTCCGCCTCTCCCAGGAGGCCCTGAAACAGAAACAACTGGAGCTGAAGTTTAAGGGTAAAGGCAACAAGCCTCACAAGTCCATGAAGCTGACCTTCTCAGATGAACTGATCCTGAGGAAAAGAGGTCTGCTGAGCCGCTTCAACCCAGAGGGCCTGCTCAACCTGGTGTGGCTCAACAACACCAAGGCGTTTGGACACTGCACAG GCTTTCACGGCTCCTCGCTGAAATGGGGTGATGTGCATCTCCTCACCACGGCGAACGGACTGGAGTGTCTCGAGTGGACTTATCAGGACTTCTCCGACATCACTGCAAAAAATCGTCGGCCGGTGACGGAATGTCGGATTTACGCTATGCCTCACTCCCCCCAGACCTGCCCTGTCCAGGACTACAAG GAGTATGCCCAGCGCAGACCACAGGCCATGCTGTACGACGACGCCCCATTCTACCTGTCCATTAAACCCGTGGTGAACCTGGCTGCACTGTACTGGTACAACTGCCAGGCCCTGGGCAAGAACAAGCTGGCCAAGATGGTGAAAACCATGTGTGAGAAGGGCAACATCCCCGGGAGGAAGACCAACTTCAGTGTGTATCAGAGCTGCAGCAGCCTGTCGGAGGCCCAGAGCAACCAGTTGGTGCTGATCTGTAACAACCTCAGCCAGCAGGCCAGTCAGTCCCTGGGTGGGTCGCACTCTGCCACTAACTTCCTCATCACTGGTTCCTTTGACTCCTCAGACACCATGTGA